A DNA window from Naumovozyma dairenensis CBS 421 chromosome 10, complete genome contains the following coding sequences:
- the VTA1 gene encoding Vta1p (similar to Saccharomyces cerevisiae VTA1 (YLR181C); ancestral locus Anc_1.59) — protein MMNQLIRLKLTSLDFERAGLSIISYYLRLYSIELILSNNEGERSRELTELATSLLDQVEIFKNETKRWDDDADDEKKHEQENPLYVLIHDQQKAKVYVLNFTMSLYNEKLKEIQAQNGSGNSTTATTSSSNNNDLKRGLWCCIDLFSCVLHLWKQELSEDVCVALRKRIKYCKVCLNNMKQLDYSDFVEDEEETKDKVTDDDIDKLLTELKAQEEVEEENLRASNDETKLEDDKKDINLQEEKDGEVSPEDDNGFAVKKDDAKPPVHGEEDEETHLQAQNAKTANLPEDAKKANVKEEEEDVNQDLKNESIPSFIDSDDSDEHYQDTSESPEELKREAKKKQVTSAVPSKSYSQAELNKMMDSSAKIEQVQRLAKYAISALNYEDIPTAKDELIKALDLLNTL, from the coding sequence ATGATGAACCAATTAATAAGATTAAAATTGACATCATTAGACTTTGAAAGAGCAGGTCTAAGCATTATAAGTTATTATCTAAGGTTATATTCCATtgaattaatattatcGAACAATGAAGGGGAGCGATCTAGAGAATTGACCGAATTAGCTACCTCATTATTGGATCAAGtggaaattttcaaaaatgagACCAAGAGATgggatgatgatgctgatgatgagAAGAAGCATGAGCAAGAGAATCCTTTGTATGTTCTGATACATGATCAACAAAAGGCTAAAGTTTatgttttgaattttaCAATGtcattatataatgaaaaattgaaagaaatacaGGCACAAAACGGATCTGGTAATAGTACTACAGCTACTActagtagtagtaataataatgatttgaaacGTGGTTTATGGTGCTGtatagatttattttcatgTGTTTTACATCTCTGGAAGCAAGAATTGAGTGAAGATGTCTGTGTTGCCCTAAggaaaagaattaaatattgTAAAGTTTGTCTTAACAATATGAAACAATTGGATTATTCAGATTTTGTTGAGGATGAGGAGGAGACGAAGGATAAGGTGAcggatgatgatattgataaattattgacAGAGTTAAAAGCACAAGAGGAGGTGGAGGAGGAGAATCTGCGAGCAAGTAATGATGAAACCAAGTTGGAAGATGATAAGAAGGATATCAATTTACAAGAGGAAAAAGATGGTGAGGTCAGTCCTGAAGATGATAACGGTTTTGCGGTAAAAAAAGATGATGCGAAGCCACCCGTTCAtggagaagaagatgaggaaACTCATTTACAAGCGCAAAATGCTAAGACAGCAAACTTGCCAGAGGATGCCAAAAAGGCAAAtgtaaaagaagaagaagaagatgttaATCAAGacttgaaaaatgaaagcATCCCATCATTTATAGATTCTGATGATAGCGATGAACATTATCAAGATACATCTGAGTCTCcagaagaattgaaaagggaggcaaagaagaaacaagtCACTAGTGCTGTTCCTTCCAAATCTTACTCTCAAGCGGAGTTGAATAAGATGATGGATTCCTCTGCAAAGATTGAACAAGTGCAGAGATTGGCCAAATATGCGATAAGTGCTTTAAATTATGAAGACATCCCCACCGCTAAGGATGAGTTAATAAAGGCActtgatttattaaatactCTGTAG